The Andrena cerasifolii isolate SP2316 chromosome 15, iyAndCera1_principal, whole genome shotgun sequence genome includes a window with the following:
- the LOC143376991 gene encoding uncharacterized protein LOC143376991, whose product MNPYLDEQGLLRVGGRLRHSSLAQDAQHQVLLPRDNRLTELLVAEAHRRTLHGGTQLTLATLRQRYWIPQGRQRVKALLHRCPTCLRWRAATGNQLMGDLPATRVTPARPFLHVGLDYAGPLTLLMCRGRGQRTYKGYVALFVCLSTRAVHLELVSDCSTEAFLAALRRFTSRRGLCAVIQSDRGTNFIGAARELRDMLVHLDNGHDLISSTLLKDGIEWRFNPPAAPHFGGLWEAAVKSTKYHLRRVIGEQHLTYEELSTLLHQIEACLNSRPLQAMSDDPGDLRTLTPGHFLIGEALLSLPDPDVDNVPSNRLSRWHLLQQMRLQFWRRWSREYLQSLQARNKWAQQHPQPQIGDLCLVKNELTSPAQWPLARVTKLHTGADGLTRVVTVKTTRSEFVRPIQKLVFLPSAQVPEPIQS is encoded by the coding sequence ATGAACCCGTACTTGGACGAGCAAGGCCTTCTCCGTGTCGGAGGGCGTCTGCGCCATTCTAGCCTGGCACAGGACGCCCAACACCAGGTGCTGCTACCACGCGACAATCGGTTGACTGAACTGCTGGTGGCCGAGGCTCACCGTCGAACACTGCACGGTGGGACACAGCTCACATTGGCCACGCTACGCCAGAGATATTGGATTCCTCAGGGGCGACAGCGCGTCAAGGCCCTTCTCCATCGCTGCCCCACCTGCCTACGTTGGCGAGCTGCAACAGGGAACCAACTGATGGGTGATTTGCCGGCTACTCGGGTGACACCAGCTCGCCCCTTTCTGCACGTGGGGTTGGACTACGCTGGACCTTTAACTCTGCTGATGTGTCGAGGCAGAGGTCAACGCACATATAAGGGCTACGTGGCGTTGTTCGTATGCCTTAGTACTCGCGCGGTTCATTTAGAGCTCGTTTCTGATTGTAGCACAGAGGCCTTTCTCGCTGCCTTGCGGCGATTCACGTCCCGTCGAGGACTCTGCGCCGTGATTCAGAGTGACCGAGGGACCAATTTCATAGGGGCCGCCCGAGAGCTTCGTGACATGTTGGTCCACCTCGACAACGGACACGACCTCATCAGTTCGACTCTACTGAAGGATGGTATTGAGTGGAGGTTTAACCCCCCGGCTGCCCCGCATTTCGGAGGGCTATGGGAAGCGGCCGTCAAATCCACCAAATACCACCTACGGAGGGTCATCGGAGAACAACACCTCACCTATGAAGAACTTTCGACACTGCTTCATCAAATTGAGGCCTGTCTGAACTCTAGACCACTGCAAGCTATGTCCGACGATCCTGGAGACTTGCGCACGCTGACACCAGGGCATTTTTTGATCGGCGAGGCGCTGCTCAGTCTGCCCGATCCAGACGTCGATAACGTCCCATCGAATCGGCTTTCAAGGTGGCACCTACTACAACAAATGCGGTTGCAGTTCTGGCGACGTTGGTCCAGGGAATACTTACAGTCTCTTCAGGCACGCAACAAATGGGCCCAACAGCATCCACAGCCTCAAATCGGTGATCTGTGCCTCGTCAAAAATGAGCTAACTTCACCTGCCCAGTGGCCACTTGCTCGGGTCACTAAACTCCACACGGGCGCGGATGGATTAACACGCGTCGTCACTGTTAAAACTACGCGTTCCGAATTTGTACGACCCATTCAAAAATTGGTATTTCTCCCATCTGCACAGGTCCCGGAACCAATACAATCTTGA